In a genomic window of Brucella anthropi ATCC 49188:
- a CDS encoding ABC transporter permease translates to MATKTSSVLFSRFASLEFIVGVVLTGCICLAVIFSGYLFPGGANKIDLLARLTPPFVNQAHIFGTDPLGRDVLARVITGGKISLFVGFVSVLGSVLIGTIMGLVAGYYRGFWDMALMRFVDVQLAMPFILLAITVMAILGGGLFNTIILLIVSQCVQYARLVRGSVLSLREREFILSARAIGVKDWRIIFQHLLPNLLGPVIVLMTLNVANNILLESSLTFLGLGVDPTIPSWGGMLADGRTYLQTAWWVSIFPGLAILFTVLGLNLLGDWLRDSLDPTGRTSR, encoded by the coding sequence ATGGCAACCAAGACCTCATCCGTTCTGTTTTCGCGTTTTGCGAGCCTCGAATTCATCGTCGGTGTCGTGCTGACCGGCTGCATTTGTCTGGCGGTGATTTTCTCCGGCTATCTGTTTCCGGGCGGCGCCAACAAGATCGATCTCCTGGCGCGCCTGACACCGCCATTTGTCAATCAGGCCCATATTTTCGGCACCGATCCGCTGGGCCGCGATGTGCTGGCGCGTGTCATCACCGGCGGCAAGATTTCGCTGTTTGTCGGTTTTGTCTCGGTGCTCGGCTCCGTTCTTATCGGCACCATCATGGGTCTCGTCGCTGGCTATTATCGCGGCTTCTGGGATATGGCGCTGATGCGCTTTGTCGATGTGCAGCTGGCCATGCCCTTCATATTGCTTGCCATCACTGTGATGGCCATTCTGGGTGGCGGGCTTTTCAACACCATCATTTTGCTGATCGTCTCGCAATGCGTGCAATATGCGCGACTGGTGCGCGGCTCGGTGTTGTCGTTACGCGAGCGCGAGTTCATCCTGTCAGCCCGGGCCATCGGCGTGAAGGACTGGCGCATCATCTTCCAGCACCTGCTGCCGAACCTGCTTGGTCCGGTCATCGTGCTGATGACGCTCAATGTCGCCAATAATATCCTGCTGGAATCGAGCCTGACCTTCCTCGGCCTCGGTGTCGATCCGACCATTCCAAGCTGGGGCGGCATGCTGGCCGATGGTCGCACTTATCTCCAGACTGCATGGTGGGTGAGCATTTTCCCGGGCCTCGCCATTCTGTTCACGGTGCTTGGTCTCAATCTTCTTGGCGATTGGCTGCGCGACAGCCTCGATCCAACCGGCAGGACTTCCCGATGA
- a CDS encoding ABC transporter permease, with the protein MAGFLIKRILQALFVLVAMTLLVAFAVRLTGDPALMLTQGAGSITEADLARIREGLGLNQPFFVQYWQFLKGLFTMDLGRSFLGGTPVSTLVAGALPATLMLAFASLFVSIVISVPLGIKAAVSRGKWADQLIRICSLVGLSFPNFWLATMLVLLFGISLQWLPPSGMSGIASFIMPALTMGVILTATNVRLVRTAMLETLQSQYIMVARAKGLSENKVLYKHALRNCAIPLITYLGLQFGGLLGGIVVVERVFNWPGMGTLAFDAVAGRDYPVLQATIAILSMLIIGVNLLVDIAYGLVDPRIRTE; encoded by the coding sequence GTGGCCGGATTTCTGATCAAACGAATTTTGCAGGCGTTGTTCGTGCTCGTCGCGATGACGCTGCTTGTCGCTTTCGCGGTCCGCCTGACAGGCGATCCGGCATTGATGCTGACGCAAGGCGCTGGCAGCATCACCGAAGCCGATCTCGCACGCATCCGTGAAGGTCTCGGTCTCAACCAGCCGTTCTTCGTTCAATACTGGCAGTTTCTCAAGGGACTGTTCACAATGGATCTGGGGCGCAGTTTCCTTGGCGGCACGCCGGTTTCCACGCTCGTTGCTGGCGCTCTGCCCGCCACGCTGATGCTGGCTTTCGCCTCGCTGTTCGTTTCTATTGTGATTTCCGTTCCACTCGGCATCAAGGCTGCGGTGTCGCGTGGAAAATGGGCCGATCAGCTGATCCGCATCTGCTCGCTGGTGGGCCTGTCCTTTCCGAACTTCTGGCTGGCGACCATGCTGGTGCTGCTGTTCGGCATCTCGCTGCAATGGCTACCGCCAAGCGGCATGAGCGGCATTGCAAGCTTCATCATGCCCGCGCTCACCATGGGCGTCATCCTGACTGCAACCAATGTTCGTCTTGTGCGCACGGCGATGCTGGAGACGCTGCAATCGCAATATATTATGGTGGCGCGCGCCAAGGGGTTGAGCGAGAACAAGGTTCTCTACAAGCATGCGCTGCGCAATTGCGCCATTCCGCTGATCACTTATCTCGGCCTTCAGTTTGGCGGGCTTCTCGGCGGCATCGTCGTGGTGGAGCGTGTGTTCAATTGGCCGGGCATGGGTACGTTGGCCTTCGACGCTGTGGCAGGGCGCGATTATCCTGTCCTGCAGGCCACCATCGCGATCCTTTCCATGCTGATCATCGGCGTCAATCTTCTCGTGGACATCGCTTATGGCCTTGTCGATCCGCGTATCCGCACGGAGTAG
- a CDS encoding ABC transporter substrate-binding protein, giving the protein MIRKTLKAVLMASALSAAVFVSAPAFAAGKLTVSSPQDPGSWDPIDTFLVNWASVATNIFDGLVYRGPDLKIVPALATSWDELDEGKRIRFHLRENVKFHNGEPFNAEAVKFTFDRLLGDEGAKGPQRSNYIAIEKVEVIDDKTVDFHLKAPDPVLITKLAGYGGMIVPPKYIQEKGDDYFNTHPVGTGPFKFASYEPKVSIKLEAFADHWGGAPKLSELEYRFITEPSTAVAELQAGRVDLVIPPTIPIGMIPTIQGDPKLELVTASGPTVYALRFNTADGITKDERVRKALIMAVDRDAIIQSILAGQAEPIASFQGSLSFGFDPNMKPLPYDPEGAKKLLEEAGVKPGATVQIDVRGQDASFNEVAQAIASFLQMVGVNATIKPYDTNVLLNDIIPQGKTGAMFQQAWGGWTFDYDNTAYSMYHSGEKWNPYDKDEKLDKMLEAQRSVIDRGEREKLLQEIAVYAADRALEMPLYNLKAIFGVNKRVKNFVPVPDSRLRLTDVTVE; this is encoded by the coding sequence ATGATAAGGAAAACACTTAAAGCCGTTCTCATGGCTTCCGCTCTCTCGGCGGCAGTGTTTGTATCTGCTCCGGCTTTCGCTGCCGGAAAGCTGACCGTTTCGTCGCCGCAGGACCCAGGCAGCTGGGACCCGATCGACACTTTCCTCGTCAACTGGGCTTCTGTCGCCACCAATATTTTCGACGGTCTGGTCTATCGCGGACCGGACCTCAAGATCGTTCCGGCCCTCGCAACCTCGTGGGACGAGCTAGACGAAGGCAAGCGCATCCGCTTCCATCTGCGCGAGAACGTCAAGTTCCATAATGGCGAGCCGTTCAACGCCGAAGCCGTCAAGTTCACCTTTGATCGCCTGCTCGGTGACGAGGGCGCGAAAGGCCCGCAGCGTTCGAACTATATCGCCATCGAGAAAGTGGAAGTTATAGACGACAAGACCGTCGATTTTCATTTGAAGGCACCGGACCCTGTTCTCATCACCAAGCTGGCCGGTTATGGTGGCATGATCGTTCCGCCAAAATACATTCAGGAAAAAGGCGACGATTATTTCAACACGCATCCGGTCGGTACCGGGCCATTCAAATTCGCGTCCTATGAACCGAAGGTGAGCATCAAGCTTGAGGCTTTCGCTGATCATTGGGGCGGTGCGCCGAAACTTTCCGAACTGGAATATCGCTTCATCACCGAGCCTTCGACCGCCGTTGCCGAACTTCAGGCCGGTCGCGTCGATCTGGTCATCCCGCCGACCATTCCGATTGGTATGATCCCGACCATTCAGGGCGATCCGAAGCTGGAGCTTGTCACTGCATCGGGTCCAACTGTCTATGCCCTGCGCTTCAACACGGCTGATGGCATCACCAAGGACGAGCGCGTTCGCAAGGCGCTGATCATGGCGGTTGACCGCGATGCGATCATCCAGTCCATTCTGGCAGGTCAGGCCGAGCCGATTGCAAGTTTCCAGGGTTCGCTGTCCTTCGGCTTCGACCCGAACATGAAGCCGCTGCCTTACGATCCGGAAGGCGCGAAGAAACTGCTCGAAGAAGCGGGCGTCAAGCCTGGCGCAACCGTGCAGATCGATGTGCGCGGTCAAGATGCAAGCTTCAATGAAGTGGCGCAGGCTATCGCAAGCTTCCTGCAAATGGTCGGCGTCAATGCCACCATCAAGCCTTATGACACCAATGTTTTGCTGAACGATATCATCCCGCAGGGCAAGACCGGCGCCATGTTCCAGCAGGCCTGGGGCGGCTGGACCTTCGACTACGATAACACCGCCTATTCCATGTACCATTCCGGCGAGAAGTGGAACCCGTACGACAAGGACGAAAAGCTCGACAAGATGCTGGAAGCGCAGCGCTCGGTTATTGATCGCGGCGAGCGCGAAAAGCTCTTGCAGGAAATCGCGGTTTACGCTGCCGACCGTGCACTCGAAATGCCGCTTTACAATCTCAAGGCAATCTTCGGCGTCAACAAGCGCGTGAAGAACTTCGTGCCGGTGCCTGACAGCCGTCTGCGTTTGACGGACGTCACTGTCGAGTAA